The Orcinus orca chromosome 4, mOrcOrc1.1, whole genome shotgun sequence genome includes a region encoding these proteins:
- the ZBTB49 gene encoding zinc finger and BTB domain-containing protein 49 isoform X1: MMSDEIFCIHIIMASVSFRVKVKVLKRPCKALRGLALCLSFPSLPLPSPWCQVLPLPWLQLPTQLRLTLHDCQCFCSRSPGSFPFLPQVSAKVAPCQRGWRDEWMEVLPCGTSLIAVLWSPGWWSMDPVATHSCHLLQQLHEQRIQGLLCDCMLVVKGVCFKAHKNVLAAFSQYFRSLFQNSSGQKNDVFHLDIKNVSGIGQILDFMYTSHLDLNQDNIQVMLDTAQCLQVQNVLNLCHTFLKSAGVDQPPGLPCHSTFSLQSALTPDANCVISENYAPHLLQECSAGVQQGRVVDESHSHAPPSVGLHTSTAETSKQAPDRLDGSCTELPFKQPNYYYKLRNLYSKQYYKQATCPSHERIIKQPFTFSTSSDLHAAEHQPCAVGHAECVLESSEHLPSNFLAQPLSEPTPDPEPDHASQQPTRQMRLKKAIHLKKLNFLKSQKSAEQTSEPKSDDRLTKRIESASDHSVEKVNSQSAEEKESEELISSENFNCMNEMERPEDTAALEDQSQTLQSQRQYACELCGKPFKHPSNLELHKRSHTGEKPFECNICGKHFSQAGNLQTHLRRHSGEKPYICEICGKRFAASGDVQRHIIIHSGEKPHLCDICGRGFSNFSNLKEHKKTHTADKVFTCDECGKSFNMQRKLVKHRVRHTGERPYSCSACGKCFGGSGDLRRHVRTHTGEKPYTCDICNKCFTRSAVLRRHKKMHCRADDQGQDALEELTQAIETSDLEKSQSSDSFSQDVSLTLMPVSVKIPVHPVEEDSVAEFDGHCKFRSLVQSHGASEQEKLSLGPLKLAKPHVPQAQHQAYSYSGVEASAGTEPLQADGMAAIRSSLAALDHHCADPLGSRASAPAYRNSEGQFFSSMTLWGLAMKTLQNESELDQ, translated from the exons ATGATGAGTGATGAAATTTTCTGTATCCATATAATAATGGCTTCCGTCTCATTCAGAGTCAAAGTCAAGGTTCTTAAAAGGCCCTGCAAGGCTCTACGTGGTCTGGCCCTCTGCTtgtccttcccctccctgcctctcccttccccctggtGTCAGGTCCTCCCTCTCCCTTGGCTTCAGCTGCCCACTCAGCTCCGGCTCACACTTCATGATTGCCAGTGTTTCTGTTCCAGGAGCCCCGGCTCATTCCCGTTCCTTCCTCAGGTCTCTGCTAAAGTAGCGCCTTGTCAGAGAGGCTGGAGGGACGAATGGATGGAGGTGCTGCCTTGCGGTACCTCTCTTATTGCCGTCTTATG GTCTCCTGGATGGTGGAGCATGGACCCAGTTGCTACTCACAGCTGCCATCTCCTCCAGCAGCTGCATGAGCAGCGTATTCAAGGCCTGCTTTGTGACTGTATGTTGGTGGTGAAAGGAGTCTGCTTTAAAGCACATAAGAATGTTCTAGCAGCTTTCAGCCAGTACTTTAG GAGCCTCTTTCAGAATTCTTCAGGTCAGAAGAATGATGTTTTTCACTTGGATATTAAAAATGTAAGCGGCATCGGGCAGATCCTGGACTTCATGTACACATCGCATCTGGATCTTAACCAGGACAATATACAAGTCATGCTGGACACGGCACAGTGTTTGCAAGTTCAGAATGTTCTGAATCTGTGTCACACATTCTTAAAGTCAGCCGGTGTAGACCAGCCACCCGGCCTGCCTTGTCACAGTACATTCTCCCTGCAAAGTGCTTTGACTCCTGACGCTAATTGTGTTATCAGTGAAAACTACGCCCCTCATTTGCTGCAGGAGTGCTCAGCAGGTGTTCAGCAGGGTAGAGTTGTGGATGAATCACATTCTCATGCCCCACCCTCAGTTGGTCTTCATACTTCCACAGCTGAAACCTCAAAACAAGCCCCTGATAGGTTAGATGGCAGCTGCACAGAACTGCCTTTCAAACAGCCAAACTATTACTACAAGCTCAGAAACTTGTACAGTAAGCAGTACTATAAACAAGCCACCTGTCCCAGTCATGAGAGAATAATCAAGCAGCCTTTCACTTTCAGCACATCCTCAGACCTTCATGCCGCGGAACACCAGCCCTGTGCTGTTGGTCACGCCGAGTGTGTCCTGGAGTCCTCCGAGCActtgccttccaacttcctgGCCCAGCCTTTGAGTGAACCTACCCCAGACCCTGAGCCAGACCACGCAAGCCAACAACCTACCAGACAGATGAGGCTCAAGAAGGCCATTCACCTTAAGAAGCTAAATTTCCTAAAGTCACAGAAATCTGCAGAGCAGACATCTGAACCCAAGTCAGATGACAGGTTAACCAAGAGGATAGAATCTGCCAGTGACCATAGTGTAGAGAAAGTTAACAGCCAAAgtgctgaagaaaaagaaagtgaagaacTCATCAGTTCTGAGAATTTTAATTGCATGAATGAGATGGAGAGGCCCGAAGACACTGCGGCCCTGGAAGACCAATCCCAGACACTTCAGTCACAGAGACAGTATGCGTGTGAATTGTGTGGAAAACCTTTTAAACATCCCAGCAATTTGGAGCTTCACAAACGGTCTCATACAG gtgaGAAACCTTTTGAATGTAACATTTGTGGGAAACATTTCTCTCAG gCGGGTAATTTGCAGACTCACTTACGTCGGCATTCTGGGGAGAAACCATACATCTGCGAGATCTGCGGGAAGAG GTTTGCAGCCTCTGGTGATGTCCAGCGTCACATCATTATTCACTCAGGAGAAAAACCACACTTGTGTGACATCTGTGGTCGAG GGTTCAGTAACTTCAGTAATTTGAAGGAGCACAAAAAGACACACACGGCTGATAAAGTCTTCACCTGTGATGAGTGTGGAAAGTCTTTTAACATGCAGAGGAAGTTGGTAAAGCATAGAGTTCGGCACACGGGTGAGCGGCCTTACAGCTGCTCTGCCTGTG gaaAATGTTTCGGAGGATCCGGCGACCTCCGCAGGCACGTCCGCACTCACACAGGGGAGAAGCCGTACACGTGTGACATCTGCAACAAGTGCTTCACCCGCTCTGCCGTGCTGCGGCGGCACAAGAAGATGCACTGCAGGGCTGATGACCAGGGGCAGGACGCTCTGGAGGAGCTCACGCAGGCCATCGAGACCTCGGACCTGGAGAAATCTCAGAGCTCGGATTCTTTTTCTCAGGACGTGTCCTTGACTTTGATGCCCGTGTCTGTTAAAATCCCCGTCCACCCAGTGGAAGAAGACTCAGTGGCAGAATTTGACGGCCACTGTAAGTTCCggtccctggttcagtctcacgGAGCAAGTGAGCAGGAGAAGCTCAGCTTGGGTCCCCTCAAGCTCGCCAAGCCTCACGTGCCGCAGGCGCAGCACCAGGCCTACAGCTACTCGGGCGTGGAGGCCTCGGCTGGCACGGAGCCGCTGCAAGCCGACGGTATGGCCGCGATCCGCTCGTCCCTGGCTGCCCTGGACCATCACTGCGCCGACCCCCTGGGCAGCCGTGCGTCCGCCCCTGCGTACAGGAACTCGGAGGGACAGTTCTTCTCCAGCATGACCCTCTGGGGGCTGGCGATGAAGACGCTGCAGAATGAAAGCGAGCTGGACCAGTGA
- the ZBTB49 gene encoding zinc finger and BTB domain-containing protein 49 isoform X4 — protein MYTSHLDLNQDNIQVMLDTAQCLQVQNVLNLCHTFLKSAGVDQPPGLPCHSTFSLQSALTPDANCVISENYAPHLLQECSAGVQQGRVVDESHSHAPPSVGLHTSTAETSKQAPDRLDGSCTELPFKQPNYYYKLRNLYSKQYYKQATCPSHERIIKQPFTFSTSSDLHAAEHQPCAVGHAECVLESSEHLPSNFLAQPLSEPTPDPEPDHASQQPTRQMRLKKAIHLKKLNFLKSQKSAEQTSEPKSDDRLTKRIESASDHSVEKVNSQSAEEKESEELISSENFNCMNEMERPEDTAALEDQSQTLQSQRQYACELCGKPFKHPSNLELHKRSHTGEKPFECNICGKHFSQAGNLQTHLRRHSGEKPYICEICGKRFAASGDVQRHIIIHSGEKPHLCDICGRGFSNFSNLKEHKKTHTADKVFTCDECGKSFNMQRKLVKHRVRHTGERPYSCSACGKCFGGSGDLRRHVRTHTGEKPYTCDICNKCFTRSAVLRRHKKMHCRADDQGQDALEELTQAIETSDLEKSQSSDSFSQDVSLTLMPVSVKIPVHPVEEDSVAEFDGHCKFRSLVQSHGASEQEKLSLGPLKLAKPHVPQAQHQAYSYSGVEASAGTEPLQADGMAAIRSSLAALDHHCADPLGSRASAPAYRNSEGQFFSSMTLWGLAMKTLQNESELDQ, from the exons ATGTACACATCGCATCTGGATCTTAACCAGGACAATATACAAGTCATGCTGGACACGGCACAGTGTTTGCAAGTTCAGAATGTTCTGAATCTGTGTCACACATTCTTAAAGTCAGCCGGTGTAGACCAGCCACCCGGCCTGCCTTGTCACAGTACATTCTCCCTGCAAAGTGCTTTGACTCCTGACGCTAATTGTGTTATCAGTGAAAACTACGCCCCTCATTTGCTGCAGGAGTGCTCAGCAGGTGTTCAGCAGGGTAGAGTTGTGGATGAATCACATTCTCATGCCCCACCCTCAGTTGGTCTTCATACTTCCACAGCTGAAACCTCAAAACAAGCCCCTGATAGGTTAGATGGCAGCTGCACAGAACTGCCTTTCAAACAGCCAAACTATTACTACAAGCTCAGAAACTTGTACAGTAAGCAGTACTATAAACAAGCCACCTGTCCCAGTCATGAGAGAATAATCAAGCAGCCTTTCACTTTCAGCACATCCTCAGACCTTCATGCCGCGGAACACCAGCCCTGTGCTGTTGGTCACGCCGAGTGTGTCCTGGAGTCCTCCGAGCActtgccttccaacttcctgGCCCAGCCTTTGAGTGAACCTACCCCAGACCCTGAGCCAGACCACGCAAGCCAACAACCTACCAGACAGATGAGGCTCAAGAAGGCCATTCACCTTAAGAAGCTAAATTTCCTAAAGTCACAGAAATCTGCAGAGCAGACATCTGAACCCAAGTCAGATGACAGGTTAACCAAGAGGATAGAATCTGCCAGTGACCATAGTGTAGAGAAAGTTAACAGCCAAAgtgctgaagaaaaagaaagtgaagaacTCATCAGTTCTGAGAATTTTAATTGCATGAATGAGATGGAGAGGCCCGAAGACACTGCGGCCCTGGAAGACCAATCCCAGACACTTCAGTCACAGAGACAGTATGCGTGTGAATTGTGTGGAAAACCTTTTAAACATCCCAGCAATTTGGAGCTTCACAAACGGTCTCATACAG gtgaGAAACCTTTTGAATGTAACATTTGTGGGAAACATTTCTCTCAG gCGGGTAATTTGCAGACTCACTTACGTCGGCATTCTGGGGAGAAACCATACATCTGCGAGATCTGCGGGAAGAG GTTTGCAGCCTCTGGTGATGTCCAGCGTCACATCATTATTCACTCAGGAGAAAAACCACACTTGTGTGACATCTGTGGTCGAG GGTTCAGTAACTTCAGTAATTTGAAGGAGCACAAAAAGACACACACGGCTGATAAAGTCTTCACCTGTGATGAGTGTGGAAAGTCTTTTAACATGCAGAGGAAGTTGGTAAAGCATAGAGTTCGGCACACGGGTGAGCGGCCTTACAGCTGCTCTGCCTGTG gaaAATGTTTCGGAGGATCCGGCGACCTCCGCAGGCACGTCCGCACTCACACAGGGGAGAAGCCGTACACGTGTGACATCTGCAACAAGTGCTTCACCCGCTCTGCCGTGCTGCGGCGGCACAAGAAGATGCACTGCAGGGCTGATGACCAGGGGCAGGACGCTCTGGAGGAGCTCACGCAGGCCATCGAGACCTCGGACCTGGAGAAATCTCAGAGCTCGGATTCTTTTTCTCAGGACGTGTCCTTGACTTTGATGCCCGTGTCTGTTAAAATCCCCGTCCACCCAGTGGAAGAAGACTCAGTGGCAGAATTTGACGGCCACTGTAAGTTCCggtccctggttcagtctcacgGAGCAAGTGAGCAGGAGAAGCTCAGCTTGGGTCCCCTCAAGCTCGCCAAGCCTCACGTGCCGCAGGCGCAGCACCAGGCCTACAGCTACTCGGGCGTGGAGGCCTCGGCTGGCACGGAGCCGCTGCAAGCCGACGGTATGGCCGCGATCCGCTCGTCCCTGGCTGCCCTGGACCATCACTGCGCCGACCCCCTGGGCAGCCGTGCGTCCGCCCCTGCGTACAGGAACTCGGAGGGACAGTTCTTCTCCAGCATGACCCTCTGGGGGCTGGCGATGAAGACGCTGCAGAATGAAAGCGAGCTGGACCAGTGA
- the ZBTB49 gene encoding zinc finger and BTB domain-containing protein 49 isoform X2: MKQSPRRGGEGKSALEGEGALHPLRSPGWWSMDPVATHSCHLLQQLHEQRIQGLLCDCMLVVKGVCFKAHKNVLAAFSQYFRSLFQNSSGQKNDVFHLDIKNVSGIGQILDFMYTSHLDLNQDNIQVMLDTAQCLQVQNVLNLCHTFLKSAGVDQPPGLPCHSTFSLQSALTPDANCVISENYAPHLLQECSAGVQQGRVVDESHSHAPPSVGLHTSTAETSKQAPDRLDGSCTELPFKQPNYYYKLRNLYSKQYYKQATCPSHERIIKQPFTFSTSSDLHAAEHQPCAVGHAECVLESSEHLPSNFLAQPLSEPTPDPEPDHASQQPTRQMRLKKAIHLKKLNFLKSQKSAEQTSEPKSDDRLTKRIESASDHSVEKVNSQSAEEKESEELISSENFNCMNEMERPEDTAALEDQSQTLQSQRQYACELCGKPFKHPSNLELHKRSHTGEKPFECNICGKHFSQAGNLQTHLRRHSGEKPYICEICGKRFAASGDVQRHIIIHSGEKPHLCDICGRGFSNFSNLKEHKKTHTADKVFTCDECGKSFNMQRKLVKHRVRHTGERPYSCSACGKCFGGSGDLRRHVRTHTGEKPYTCDICNKCFTRSAVLRRHKKMHCRADDQGQDALEELTQAIETSDLEKSQSSDSFSQDVSLTLMPVSVKIPVHPVEEDSVAEFDGHCKFRSLVQSHGASEQEKLSLGPLKLAKPHVPQAQHQAYSYSGVEASAGTEPLQADGMAAIRSSLAALDHHCADPLGSRASAPAYRNSEGQFFSSMTLWGLAMKTLQNESELDQ; the protein is encoded by the exons ATGAAGCAGAGTcctagaaggggaggagaagggaagtcAGCTTTGGAAGGAGAAGGCGCGCTTCATCCTTTGAG GTCTCCTGGATGGTGGAGCATGGACCCAGTTGCTACTCACAGCTGCCATCTCCTCCAGCAGCTGCATGAGCAGCGTATTCAAGGCCTGCTTTGTGACTGTATGTTGGTGGTGAAAGGAGTCTGCTTTAAAGCACATAAGAATGTTCTAGCAGCTTTCAGCCAGTACTTTAG GAGCCTCTTTCAGAATTCTTCAGGTCAGAAGAATGATGTTTTTCACTTGGATATTAAAAATGTAAGCGGCATCGGGCAGATCCTGGACTTCATGTACACATCGCATCTGGATCTTAACCAGGACAATATACAAGTCATGCTGGACACGGCACAGTGTTTGCAAGTTCAGAATGTTCTGAATCTGTGTCACACATTCTTAAAGTCAGCCGGTGTAGACCAGCCACCCGGCCTGCCTTGTCACAGTACATTCTCCCTGCAAAGTGCTTTGACTCCTGACGCTAATTGTGTTATCAGTGAAAACTACGCCCCTCATTTGCTGCAGGAGTGCTCAGCAGGTGTTCAGCAGGGTAGAGTTGTGGATGAATCACATTCTCATGCCCCACCCTCAGTTGGTCTTCATACTTCCACAGCTGAAACCTCAAAACAAGCCCCTGATAGGTTAGATGGCAGCTGCACAGAACTGCCTTTCAAACAGCCAAACTATTACTACAAGCTCAGAAACTTGTACAGTAAGCAGTACTATAAACAAGCCACCTGTCCCAGTCATGAGAGAATAATCAAGCAGCCTTTCACTTTCAGCACATCCTCAGACCTTCATGCCGCGGAACACCAGCCCTGTGCTGTTGGTCACGCCGAGTGTGTCCTGGAGTCCTCCGAGCActtgccttccaacttcctgGCCCAGCCTTTGAGTGAACCTACCCCAGACCCTGAGCCAGACCACGCAAGCCAACAACCTACCAGACAGATGAGGCTCAAGAAGGCCATTCACCTTAAGAAGCTAAATTTCCTAAAGTCACAGAAATCTGCAGAGCAGACATCTGAACCCAAGTCAGATGACAGGTTAACCAAGAGGATAGAATCTGCCAGTGACCATAGTGTAGAGAAAGTTAACAGCCAAAgtgctgaagaaaaagaaagtgaagaacTCATCAGTTCTGAGAATTTTAATTGCATGAATGAGATGGAGAGGCCCGAAGACACTGCGGCCCTGGAAGACCAATCCCAGACACTTCAGTCACAGAGACAGTATGCGTGTGAATTGTGTGGAAAACCTTTTAAACATCCCAGCAATTTGGAGCTTCACAAACGGTCTCATACAG gtgaGAAACCTTTTGAATGTAACATTTGTGGGAAACATTTCTCTCAG gCGGGTAATTTGCAGACTCACTTACGTCGGCATTCTGGGGAGAAACCATACATCTGCGAGATCTGCGGGAAGAG GTTTGCAGCCTCTGGTGATGTCCAGCGTCACATCATTATTCACTCAGGAGAAAAACCACACTTGTGTGACATCTGTGGTCGAG GGTTCAGTAACTTCAGTAATTTGAAGGAGCACAAAAAGACACACACGGCTGATAAAGTCTTCACCTGTGATGAGTGTGGAAAGTCTTTTAACATGCAGAGGAAGTTGGTAAAGCATAGAGTTCGGCACACGGGTGAGCGGCCTTACAGCTGCTCTGCCTGTG gaaAATGTTTCGGAGGATCCGGCGACCTCCGCAGGCACGTCCGCACTCACACAGGGGAGAAGCCGTACACGTGTGACATCTGCAACAAGTGCTTCACCCGCTCTGCCGTGCTGCGGCGGCACAAGAAGATGCACTGCAGGGCTGATGACCAGGGGCAGGACGCTCTGGAGGAGCTCACGCAGGCCATCGAGACCTCGGACCTGGAGAAATCTCAGAGCTCGGATTCTTTTTCTCAGGACGTGTCCTTGACTTTGATGCCCGTGTCTGTTAAAATCCCCGTCCACCCAGTGGAAGAAGACTCAGTGGCAGAATTTGACGGCCACTGTAAGTTCCggtccctggttcagtctcacgGAGCAAGTGAGCAGGAGAAGCTCAGCTTGGGTCCCCTCAAGCTCGCCAAGCCTCACGTGCCGCAGGCGCAGCACCAGGCCTACAGCTACTCGGGCGTGGAGGCCTCGGCTGGCACGGAGCCGCTGCAAGCCGACGGTATGGCCGCGATCCGCTCGTCCCTGGCTGCCCTGGACCATCACTGCGCCGACCCCCTGGGCAGCCGTGCGTCCGCCCCTGCGTACAGGAACTCGGAGGGACAGTTCTTCTCCAGCATGACCCTCTGGGGGCTGGCGATGAAGACGCTGCAGAATGAAAGCGAGCTGGACCAGTGA
- the ZBTB49 gene encoding zinc finger and BTB domain-containing protein 49 isoform X5, with the protein MRWRGPKTLRPWKTNPRHFSHRDSMRVNCVENLLNIPAIWSFTNGLIQAGNLQTHLRRHSGEKPYICEICGKRFAASGDVQRHIIIHSGEKPHLCDICGRGFSNFSNLKEHKKTHTADKVFTCDECGKSFNMQRKLVKHRVRHTGERPYSCSACGKCFGGSGDLRRHVRTHTGEKPYTCDICNKCFTRSAVLRRHKKMHCRADDQGQDALEELTQAIETSDLEKSQSSDSFSQDVSLTLMPVSVKIPVHPVEEDSVAEFDGHCKFRSLVQSHGASEQEKLSLGPLKLAKPHVPQAQHQAYSYSGVEASAGTEPLQADGMAAIRSSLAALDHHCADPLGSRASAPAYRNSEGQFFSSMTLWGLAMKTLQNESELDQ; encoded by the exons ATGAGATGGAGAGGCCCGAAGACACTGCGGCCCTGGAAGACCAATCCCAGACACTTCAGTCACAGAGACAGTATGCGTGTGAATTGTGTGGAAAACCTTTTAAACATCCCAGCAATTTGGAGCTTCACAAACGGTCTCATACAG gCGGGTAATTTGCAGACTCACTTACGTCGGCATTCTGGGGAGAAACCATACATCTGCGAGATCTGCGGGAAGAG GTTTGCAGCCTCTGGTGATGTCCAGCGTCACATCATTATTCACTCAGGAGAAAAACCACACTTGTGTGACATCTGTGGTCGAG GGTTCAGTAACTTCAGTAATTTGAAGGAGCACAAAAAGACACACACGGCTGATAAAGTCTTCACCTGTGATGAGTGTGGAAAGTCTTTTAACATGCAGAGGAAGTTGGTAAAGCATAGAGTTCGGCACACGGGTGAGCGGCCTTACAGCTGCTCTGCCTGTG gaaAATGTTTCGGAGGATCCGGCGACCTCCGCAGGCACGTCCGCACTCACACAGGGGAGAAGCCGTACACGTGTGACATCTGCAACAAGTGCTTCACCCGCTCTGCCGTGCTGCGGCGGCACAAGAAGATGCACTGCAGGGCTGATGACCAGGGGCAGGACGCTCTGGAGGAGCTCACGCAGGCCATCGAGACCTCGGACCTGGAGAAATCTCAGAGCTCGGATTCTTTTTCTCAGGACGTGTCCTTGACTTTGATGCCCGTGTCTGTTAAAATCCCCGTCCACCCAGTGGAAGAAGACTCAGTGGCAGAATTTGACGGCCACTGTAAGTTCCggtccctggttcagtctcacgGAGCAAGTGAGCAGGAGAAGCTCAGCTTGGGTCCCCTCAAGCTCGCCAAGCCTCACGTGCCGCAGGCGCAGCACCAGGCCTACAGCTACTCGGGCGTGGAGGCCTCGGCTGGCACGGAGCCGCTGCAAGCCGACGGTATGGCCGCGATCCGCTCGTCCCTGGCTGCCCTGGACCATCACTGCGCCGACCCCCTGGGCAGCCGTGCGTCCGCCCCTGCGTACAGGAACTCGGAGGGACAGTTCTTCTCCAGCATGACCCTCTGGGGGCTGGCGATGAAGACGCTGCAGAATGAAAGCGAGCTGGACCAGTGA
- the ZBTB49 gene encoding zinc finger and BTB domain-containing protein 49 isoform X3, which translates to MDPVATHSCHLLQQLHEQRIQGLLCDCMLVVKGVCFKAHKNVLAAFSQYFRSLFQNSSGQKNDVFHLDIKNVSGIGQILDFMYTSHLDLNQDNIQVMLDTAQCLQVQNVLNLCHTFLKSAGVDQPPGLPCHSTFSLQSALTPDANCVISENYAPHLLQECSAGVQQGRVVDESHSHAPPSVGLHTSTAETSKQAPDRLDGSCTELPFKQPNYYYKLRNLYSKQYYKQATCPSHERIIKQPFTFSTSSDLHAAEHQPCAVGHAECVLESSEHLPSNFLAQPLSEPTPDPEPDHASQQPTRQMRLKKAIHLKKLNFLKSQKSAEQTSEPKSDDRLTKRIESASDHSVEKVNSQSAEEKESEELISSENFNCMNEMERPEDTAALEDQSQTLQSQRQYACELCGKPFKHPSNLELHKRSHTGEKPFECNICGKHFSQAGNLQTHLRRHSGEKPYICEICGKRFAASGDVQRHIIIHSGEKPHLCDICGRGFSNFSNLKEHKKTHTADKVFTCDECGKSFNMQRKLVKHRVRHTGERPYSCSACGKCFGGSGDLRRHVRTHTGEKPYTCDICNKCFTRSAVLRRHKKMHCRADDQGQDALEELTQAIETSDLEKSQSSDSFSQDVSLTLMPVSVKIPVHPVEEDSVAEFDGHCKFRSLVQSHGASEQEKLSLGPLKLAKPHVPQAQHQAYSYSGVEASAGTEPLQADGMAAIRSSLAALDHHCADPLGSRASAPAYRNSEGQFFSSMTLWGLAMKTLQNESELDQ; encoded by the exons ATGGACCCAGTTGCTACTCACAGCTGCCATCTCCTCCAGCAGCTGCATGAGCAGCGTATTCAAGGCCTGCTTTGTGACTGTATGTTGGTGGTGAAAGGAGTCTGCTTTAAAGCACATAAGAATGTTCTAGCAGCTTTCAGCCAGTACTTTAG GAGCCTCTTTCAGAATTCTTCAGGTCAGAAGAATGATGTTTTTCACTTGGATATTAAAAATGTAAGCGGCATCGGGCAGATCCTGGACTTCATGTACACATCGCATCTGGATCTTAACCAGGACAATATACAAGTCATGCTGGACACGGCACAGTGTTTGCAAGTTCAGAATGTTCTGAATCTGTGTCACACATTCTTAAAGTCAGCCGGTGTAGACCAGCCACCCGGCCTGCCTTGTCACAGTACATTCTCCCTGCAAAGTGCTTTGACTCCTGACGCTAATTGTGTTATCAGTGAAAACTACGCCCCTCATTTGCTGCAGGAGTGCTCAGCAGGTGTTCAGCAGGGTAGAGTTGTGGATGAATCACATTCTCATGCCCCACCCTCAGTTGGTCTTCATACTTCCACAGCTGAAACCTCAAAACAAGCCCCTGATAGGTTAGATGGCAGCTGCACAGAACTGCCTTTCAAACAGCCAAACTATTACTACAAGCTCAGAAACTTGTACAGTAAGCAGTACTATAAACAAGCCACCTGTCCCAGTCATGAGAGAATAATCAAGCAGCCTTTCACTTTCAGCACATCCTCAGACCTTCATGCCGCGGAACACCAGCCCTGTGCTGTTGGTCACGCCGAGTGTGTCCTGGAGTCCTCCGAGCActtgccttccaacttcctgGCCCAGCCTTTGAGTGAACCTACCCCAGACCCTGAGCCAGACCACGCAAGCCAACAACCTACCAGACAGATGAGGCTCAAGAAGGCCATTCACCTTAAGAAGCTAAATTTCCTAAAGTCACAGAAATCTGCAGAGCAGACATCTGAACCCAAGTCAGATGACAGGTTAACCAAGAGGATAGAATCTGCCAGTGACCATAGTGTAGAGAAAGTTAACAGCCAAAgtgctgaagaaaaagaaagtgaagaacTCATCAGTTCTGAGAATTTTAATTGCATGAATGAGATGGAGAGGCCCGAAGACACTGCGGCCCTGGAAGACCAATCCCAGACACTTCAGTCACAGAGACAGTATGCGTGTGAATTGTGTGGAAAACCTTTTAAACATCCCAGCAATTTGGAGCTTCACAAACGGTCTCATACAG gtgaGAAACCTTTTGAATGTAACATTTGTGGGAAACATTTCTCTCAG gCGGGTAATTTGCAGACTCACTTACGTCGGCATTCTGGGGAGAAACCATACATCTGCGAGATCTGCGGGAAGAG GTTTGCAGCCTCTGGTGATGTCCAGCGTCACATCATTATTCACTCAGGAGAAAAACCACACTTGTGTGACATCTGTGGTCGAG GGTTCAGTAACTTCAGTAATTTGAAGGAGCACAAAAAGACACACACGGCTGATAAAGTCTTCACCTGTGATGAGTGTGGAAAGTCTTTTAACATGCAGAGGAAGTTGGTAAAGCATAGAGTTCGGCACACGGGTGAGCGGCCTTACAGCTGCTCTGCCTGTG gaaAATGTTTCGGAGGATCCGGCGACCTCCGCAGGCACGTCCGCACTCACACAGGGGAGAAGCCGTACACGTGTGACATCTGCAACAAGTGCTTCACCCGCTCTGCCGTGCTGCGGCGGCACAAGAAGATGCACTGCAGGGCTGATGACCAGGGGCAGGACGCTCTGGAGGAGCTCACGCAGGCCATCGAGACCTCGGACCTGGAGAAATCTCAGAGCTCGGATTCTTTTTCTCAGGACGTGTCCTTGACTTTGATGCCCGTGTCTGTTAAAATCCCCGTCCACCCAGTGGAAGAAGACTCAGTGGCAGAATTTGACGGCCACTGTAAGTTCCggtccctggttcagtctcacgGAGCAAGTGAGCAGGAGAAGCTCAGCTTGGGTCCCCTCAAGCTCGCCAAGCCTCACGTGCCGCAGGCGCAGCACCAGGCCTACAGCTACTCGGGCGTGGAGGCCTCGGCTGGCACGGAGCCGCTGCAAGCCGACGGTATGGCCGCGATCCGCTCGTCCCTGGCTGCCCTGGACCATCACTGCGCCGACCCCCTGGGCAGCCGTGCGTCCGCCCCTGCGTACAGGAACTCGGAGGGACAGTTCTTCTCCAGCATGACCCTCTGGGGGCTGGCGATGAAGACGCTGCAGAATGAAAGCGAGCTGGACCAGTGA